GTTTTCAGAGGGCGTCTAAAAATCCATCTCGCTTGCTTGGCCAGATTTTTTTAAACGCCCTCTCAAAAAACGTTACGAGTCCGCGCTTGCCAGAATCAAAAGAGCTGTTCAATCTCATCACTTTTACGGGCCCATAGCTCAGTTGGTTAGAGCAGTCGACTCATAATCGATTGGTCCTCGGTTCAAGTCCGGGTGGGCCTACCATATTTTACCAGCAACGTAGAATAAATGCCTCAAGCAAACAGGTCAGTTAATGCTTCTGATGTGTCATGATAGGCCTCAATGACATCAAGAATCTGGACGCTATGCTCATAAGCGTCGCCAAGAAACAGTTTGACACTATCGTCTATTAATGGGGTCTGAGACTGCTTTAGAGCTAGAAGCAAATCACGCATTGGCGTAACCTGGCGCCGTAGGACACCCAAATCTCTCTTCATTTCAAACAAATGCTGGCGCGTTGATGATTTCGGATTACGTGTAATAGATCGCTCTAGAGTATCCAAGCTCTGACCATACTTTTCACAAATTGGAAAGTAACTATCCATTATGCAGTCCAGAATTGCATACATAAGATAATCTGCCTTGCCATTGCGAAAGCGGCTGTTGTCACGCTCAAGCCTGTCCCTTACTGGTTCCAGCAAGTCACCTTCCACTTCCTGAAAAGTCAGTAGAGTATCATCAAAGAGAAATATGCTAACCTGCTCATTTATCCATTTTTTCTGGCACATCATGATTTGGCGAAAAACCATAAAGAGATAGTTGCCATAATCCTGAGATTTCGTGCGTTCATATGGATTCATCACATCTTCAGCAGCCAGAAGATGGAAATCAAAATGAGCCTGGATTTTCTGAACGACATGAGCATTCAGACCATCGATATTGATCCAACGAACATGTATATTTTTAGGTCTCGGAGCCTTTAGATATTCAACCAAATCATGGATCGCCATTCGGTTCAAAGTACCTGGCCCATAGTCAATACAGGTAATTTTGACAGGTGTCCCTTCCCCCTCTTCAATCTCAAGAAAATGCTCGATTCCAGGCCGAAGTCCACGCTGTTGCCTGAACTTGGGAAAGGGCACACAATCATTGGCATTTTCTACCAAGGTCTTGCCCAGGCCGCGAATCGCACGAGCAACATGACTGGAAGAAGCATCTGGTAGTGAGCCAGAATCAAAAGAGGATTTATCAGCCATAGGTTAAGATAACGTGAGAATGAAGAAGTGAGAAGGCAGAAGTTTTGGGAAACGCTAAATTCTAAATCTTAAGCGCTAAATGAACACTTGTACTCCGAAATACAAGAACCCTTGAACTTATAGAAACTTCTGCCTTCTCACTTCTTCATTCTCACTCTAAAGACAACAAACCAGCGACAAAAAGCTTCCAGAAATATGACTGATCATTTGCTTATTGATGGCTATAATGTCCTTCATGCATGGCCCGAACTTCGGCGCCAGATGAAGCGTAGTGTTGATGGTGCTCGAGATAACCTGATTGAAACAGTCCGTGTCATTCGATCTGTCGATGGATTGCGTATCACGCTTGTTTTTGATGGAAAAGGAGACAAACCAGAGGTGGAATACCCTGGAGATGATAATGGTTTCGCAGTTCTTTTCGCTCCAGCTGGCATATCTGCCGATGCATTGATCGAGCAAATCGTGCGCAAAGCCAAGAAACCCGAACGATGCCAGGTCATTAGCCGTGACAACTTGGTTATCGAGAGTATCCGAGCTGCGGGTGGCTACGGTTACACACCTGACGATCTCGCAGACTGGGTCCGGCGCTGTGAAGAACGCCAGACGCGCACAATTATGAACCAGTCCAAGTCCAACAATAAGCTTTGGAAAGATAGCAATCCATGGGATGGGCTAGAATCATGAGAAGTTCTAATTGACTCAATTATTCGAAGGAATAAAGTATAGTCCTGCTGTATCTGAATGAGTTTAAACCCTCAAACGCGCAGGCCATGATCCACCATCTAAACACATTCAAGCTACTAGTAGCTTTATCAACAGCCCTGGCGGGCATATCAAGTATGCTCGCAAGTGATCCGAACACATATGATGTCGGTTTACCGCATCCAAAGACAAATGTTTCATTTGAACAGGCTCTGGCCGATGCAAGTAAAGTCGCAGCAACCAGAGGAGAGTGGGAGGTGGCGCGCTGTGAAGGCTTCTCGATGAGTCCCTTTTTCACCGAACGCTGCGTCCTGTTAGTTGAGAAATTAGCCTATGAAAACCTAAGGGTCGGTATGGTTGGGGTCTATGAGGACGTGGATGGCGATCTCGTCGCACACAGGCTTGTCG
The Rubellicoccus peritrichatus DNA segment above includes these coding regions:
- a CDS encoding NYN domain-containing protein; its protein translation is MTDHLLIDGYNVLHAWPELRRQMKRSVDGARDNLIETVRVIRSVDGLRITLVFDGKGDKPEVEYPGDDNGFAVLFAPAGISADALIEQIVRKAKKPERCQVISRDNLVIESIRAAGGYGYTPDDLADWVRRCEERQTRTIMNQSKSNNKLWKDSNPWDGLES
- a CDS encoding S24/S26 family peptidase, producing MIHHLNTFKLLVALSTALAGISSMLASDPNTYDVGLPHPKTNVSFEQALADASKVAATRGEWEVARCEGFSMSPFFTERCVLLVEKLAYENLRVGMVGVYEDVDGDLVAHRLVEKVPDGWICRALQNQSNDPQLLDRENFLGIAFGVFNAASGPEADTVAQIDDSVLKIVGKDYDTIDTRN
- a CDS encoding CorA family divalent cation transporter, with product MADKSSFDSGSLPDASSSHVARAIRGLGKTLVENANDCVPFPKFRQQRGLRPGIEHFLEIEEGEGTPVKITCIDYGPGTLNRMAIHDLVEYLKAPRPKNIHVRWINIDGLNAHVVQKIQAHFDFHLLAAEDVMNPYERTKSQDYGNYLFMVFRQIMMCQKKWINEQVSIFLFDDTLLTFQEVEGDLLEPVRDRLERDNSRFRNGKADYLMYAILDCIMDSYFPICEKYGQSLDTLERSITRNPKSSTRQHLFEMKRDLGVLRRQVTPMRDLLLALKQSQTPLIDDSVKLFLGDAYEHSVQILDVIEAYHDTSEALTDLFA